The following is a genomic window from Oncorhynchus masou masou isolate Uvic2021 chromosome 6, UVic_Omas_1.1, whole genome shotgun sequence.
aatcaatccaaaTAACTATCAATCAAACAAAGAGACAAATCAATAAATCAATCCATTTATCGTACCTATTGTGTTATGAATATTTATATTACCTGAGTCTGGGCATCAGAGCCTCATCAGTCAGACTCTCAGAGGACAGACTGAATGGACAAAGCTGGGTCCCGTTAATACCTGACATATgaacacgcacggacacacacacacacacacacacacacacacacacacacacacacacacacacacacacacacacacacacacacacacacaggttaatcAATGCTGTCGTGGTTATGTTACTAATGTTTGCATCTCCATTGCATGTTAATCATTCTCAATGCTgttatagttgtgatgtggttgtgttgtggtcatgCTACAGACCTATTATGGCCTTATGTTAGGCTACTCACTCTCAATGCTGTTGTGGTTGAGGTGCAGTTGCTCCAGCTGGGGGTTGAACAGGGGGACGGAGGTGAGCTGGTTGTGGGCCAGGTGAAGGTCTAGCAGGGTGGAAACGTTGAACACAGCCTTAGGTACTCCCTTATCACTTAGCTGGTTGAAGTTGAGTCTCACAAACGCCAGGTTGGAGAAGCCTTGGAAGTAGTCCCTGCATTGGGAAGACAAGTGGGTTAGTGTAAATAGTGGGATGATGCAGTATTTTCCCAGTGCTTAGAGGATAGAGAGTTCAGAACACTGTCATTCCTGTGTGCTTTACTGGATCTCACACCAATGTTTCGGCCAATagataatgtgtgtgtgcgtacgtgtgcaTACCTGcattgtgtgtgcatgcatgtgtcatTACTTAGGGATGTCCTCGATGTTGTTCCTGTCCAGGAATAGTTGTGTGATGCCGTTGGGAATGTTAGCTGGCATCTTCTTCAGGATGTTGTGGGCCAAGTTCAGCTGAACCAGGTTCTTCATGTCTTTAAAAGTGTTCTTCCCCACATCACTGTCACTCAACTTAACACAATAGAGAATACACATGGAGAATTAGCATTGAGTGAGCATGGGAGTGAGTGCATTTGTGTACGCATGCATAAATGCAtgcataaatgtgtgtgtgtgtgtgcatgcataaatgcgtgtgtatgtttgtacattcttatgtgtgtgtgtaccttgttgtGGTGCAGGTCGAGCAGAGCAAGGTGCTCCATCTTGCCGAAGGCTCCAGAGGGGATCTTGGAGATCTGGTTGTGGCTGAGAATGAGCTGCTCCAACCCAGCTGGCAGGTCATCAGGCACCTCCTTCAGCTGGTTCCTCTCCATGTAGAGAAACAACAGACCAGGTACCTTCTCAAACACctgggacacagagagacagagagagaggctagaagggcattctatgccatcaaaaggaacatacatttcaacataccaattaggatttggctaaaaatacttgaatcagtcatagagcccattgccctttatggttgtgagatctggggtccgctcaccaaccaagacttcacaaaatgggacaaacaccaaattgagactctgcacgcacaattctgcaaaaatatcctctgtgtataacgtagaacaccaaataatgcatgcagagcagaattaggccgatacccactaattatcaaaatccagaaaagagccgttaaattctataaccacctcaaaggaagcgattcccaaaccttccataacaaagccatcacctacagagagatggacctggagaagagtcccctaagcaagctggtcctggggctctgttcacaaacacaaacacaccctacaaaaccccaggacagcagcacaattagacccaaccaaatcatgagaaaacaaaaagataattacttgacacattggaaagaattaccaaaaaaaacagagcaaactagaatgctgtttggccctacacagagagtacacagcggcagaatacctgaccactgtgtctgacccaaaattaaggaaagctttgactatatactgactcagtgagcatagccttgctattgagaaaggccgccgtaggcagacatggcactcaagagaagacaggctatgtgctcactgcccacaaaatgaggtggaaactgagctgcacttcctaacctcctgcccaatgtatgacgaTATCAgtgagacatatttccctcagattacacagatccacaaagaattcgaaaacaaatccaatgttgataaactcccatatctactgggtgcaattccacagtgtgccatcacagcagcaagattcgtgacctgttgccacgagaaaagggcaaccagtgaagaacaaacaccattgtaaatacaacccatatttatgcttatttattttatcttgtgtcctttaaccatttgtacatagttaaaacactgtatatatataatatgacatttgtaatgtctttattgttttgaaacttctgaatgtgtaatgtttactgttcatttttattgtttatttcactttatatattcactttatatattatctacctcacttgctttggcaatgttaccaCATgtctcccatgccaataaagcccttgaattgaattgaactgaattgagagagacagaacgagacagtgacgtagacagagagacagacagagatacagagagacagacagtgagagagagagagatagagagagacagacagtgagagagagagagagagagagagaaacacagaaacagaggaagagagcgagagacagagagagaaagagagagggagagaaagagagagggagagacagagagagatggagagagggagagtgcgcgagagagagagggagggagacagagagagggagaaagagagacaggcaaATAgcgagaaaaaagaaagaaagatggaatTATGAAAATCAGTGAATGCAtgactaaataaataaatgaaataaataaatagaaaaaaGCTCCCACCTGCTTGTCTACTTTTCTTATGCGATTGTTGGCCATGTTAACCCATCGCAGCTCTGTGGCGTTGTTGAAGGGTTCCGCTGTTACCACAGAGATGTAGTTGTTCTGTAGGTAAAGGTAGTGGACTCTCGACGGGATCACAGGGACCGTACGGAGGTTCCGGTTCTCACAATAGAGGGCgttggggaaggaggggggaCAGAAACACTCGCGGGGGCAGTCAAGGAACATGGAGGGGGGGCCAAGGATGGGAGGGGGGAAGTCTGTGGGCTCCTGGGGTTCCAGTTCATCAGGGGGCAGGCTAGGCTTGAAAGAGGGCCGCTTGGTGGCCTTAGGAGGCTTTGGAGGTTTTTTAGGTCTCGGTCTCTGGGAGAACACTGCCCCCATCAGGAGACAGAGCACCAGGGCAGAGTAGAGTCCCACAGCTGCCTTCATTGTCCtgtatggagagagaaggggtggaggaaaaagagattgaattgaattgagagagagacagagagatggagagagagagagagatggagagagagagagacagagagatggagagagagagagagacagagagatggagagagagagagacagagagatggagagagagagagacagagagatggagagagagagagcgagagagagagacagagagatgggagagagagacagagagatagagagagagagagagagagagagagagagagagagacagacagagacaaggcaagaagggccttctctGCCATCAAAAGAAACATACAATttgacatcccaattaggatctggcttaAAATACTCCACTCAGTTATAGAACCCACTTGGTGGCCTTAGGACGGAGAGAGAAGTGGTGGAGGAATTGCCTTCTATGGTGGTGAGCCCTGGGGTCCattcaccaaccaagaattcacaaaatgggaaaaacaccCAATTGAGACTCCGCATGCAGAATTCGGCAAAAATATCGTCAATGCATAACACAAATAAcgtatgcagagcagaattaggactaTACCCGTGaattatccaaatccagaaaataacTGTTAAATTCCACAACCACTTGAAGGAAAGCGATGCCCAAACGTTCCATCACAAAGCCTTAACCTACAGAGAGATgcacctagagaagagtcccctcagccagatGGTTATGTGGCTCTGTTAACAGACATAAAATTTGCCCCAACCAAAGTATGAAAAAACTAACAGAGAACTACTTGACAGATTGGAAAGAATCAACCAAAAAACCTGACCAAATTGGAATGCTACCTTGCccttaacagagagtacacagtggcagaatacctgaccactgggACTGACCCAAAAGGAAGGAAAGCCTTGACTatttacagactcagtgagcatagccttgctgttGAGAGTGGCTGCCATTGGAAGACCAGGCTCTCAAGAGCAGACAAGATATGTGACCACTGACCATAAACTTAGTTGAAAACCAAGCTGCACTTTCTACCCCCCTGTCAAATGTACAACCATat
Proteins encoded in this region:
- the prelp gene encoding prolargin — protein: MKAAVGLYSALVLCLLMGAVFSQRPRPKKPPKPPKATKRPSFKPSLPPDELEPQEPTDFPPPILGPPSMFLDCPRECFCPPSFPNALYCENRNLRTVPVIPSRVHYLYLQNNYISVVTAEPFNNATELRWVNMANNRIRKVDKQVFEKVPGLLFLYMERNQLKEVPDDLPAGLEQLILSHNQISKIPSGAFGKMEHLALLDLHHNKLSDSDVGKNTFKDMKNLVQLNLAHNILKKMPANIPNGITQLFLDRNNIEDIPKDYFQGFSNLAFVRLNFNQLSDKGVPKAVFNVSTLLDLHLAHNQLTSVPLFNPQLEQLHLNHNSIESINGTQLCPFSLSSESLTDEALMPRLRYLRLDGNHLSPPVPLDVIMCFRHLKSIVI